In Juglans microcarpa x Juglans regia isolate MS1-56 chromosome 8D, Jm3101_v1.0, whole genome shotgun sequence, the following are encoded in one genomic region:
- the LOC121242252 gene encoding uncharacterized protein LOC121242252 gives MEETLLDKYELNFDATVDLKNRRIGIGIVVRDCNGEAMAAVCTRKDHVFSPFIAECLALKRSIELCKELGFWSVMMEGDAKGVIEAMLAEEKDVFENGQLIKDTKRLFAQGLHWTLGFIHREGNSVTHSLARKSQLMLD, from the coding sequence ATGGAAGAGACCTTGCTTGACAAATACGAGCTTAATTTTGATGCTACGGTTGATTTGAAGAATAGGAGGATAGGCATAGGAATTGTAGTAAGGGACTGTAATGGTGAGGCTATGGCTGCTGTCTGCACTAGGAAAGATCATGTTTTTTCTCCCTTTATTGCTGAGTGTCTGGCCTTAAAGAGATCCATAGAACTTTGCAAGGAGCTGGGGTTTTGGTCTGTCATGATGGAGGGAGATGCAAAAGGGGTGATAGAGGCAATGCTAGCTGAGGAGAAAGATGTGTTTGAGAATGGACAGTTGATCAAGGATACAAAGAGATTGTTTGCACAAGGTCTTCATTGGACTTTGGGTTTTATACATAGAGAAGGAAATAGTGTTACACATAGTCTAGCAAGGAAGTCTCAACTTATGTTGGATTGA